The DNA sequence TTGTTTGCAACGAAACGCCTTTTGCGTGGTATCAGACAGCGGAACTGTGCCGGAAGAGGCTGCATATTTTAAATTTCCGGCAGTATCTATCCGAACTAGTACAGAGCGCCCGGAGGCAATGGATAAAGGAGTATTTACAATTGGTAGTATTACAGGAGAAAGTGTATTGCAGGCAGTAGAACTTGCAACTGCTATGTATGCGCAGGGAGATTTACCGGTAGATGTACCTGATTACGTGGAAGAAAATGTCAGTGTAAAAGTGGTGAAAATCATTCAGAGTTATACGGAAATTGTGAATCGAATGGTATGGAGAAAGTAGGAAAATATAAAAGAATATAGTGGTAGATATTAAGATATATGGGGAAAAACCGATATATACTACATACAATAACCATGGAAGGAGAAAGACAGATGGAAAACGAATTCAAGGAAGAAATTGAGGCACTTGAGACTTTGAAAGGGTACAATGTCAAGGTGGTAAAGGCAGTGCAAGAAATTATCCCAGAACTAAAGGGTGAGAAGAAAGAGGATACCGACGAGTATTTGCAGCATATTTTTAAAGGAATTAACTGGGAGATTCAAGTAATAAATGGAACAATGAAATATTTGAATCGTGATAAGGAAGTTATATCCAAGGAATCGACGAATGATATTATTGTAAAATTAAATGATGCTGTTAATGCAAAGAATGATTTGTTGATAGGAGAAGTAATGGAAACGGAATTGCTTCCGTTTTTGCAAAAATTGAATGAGATTTAGGAATAAAAAATAGGGACGCTTTTAAAAGTGGTGTCCCTGTTTTGTATTATATATATGAAATGAAAAATGAGGAAAAAAATGGAGAAGAGAAATATTACACTTGCAATAACAATGTATAATCGAAAAGAACTCTTAGAAGTTTGTTTGAACTGGCTGAGAGAAATAAGTGAGGTCAATAGAATTATTCTTGTTGATAACGGCTCAGATGATGGAACAGCGGATATACTGCCAACAATGGGATATGACTACATTGTTTTTGATGAGGGAAAACAAGGGTATGGAACAGTATGGAATGCTATTGTAGATAATTTTCAGCTGGATGAAATCGTTGTTTTTATGGATATGCGATATATACCGGGGAAAAATTGTTTGGCAAAGTTGTCAGAGGCTGTAAGTGTGAATGGAAATGGTGTAGCAGGCCCAAAATCAAATGGTTTTCGAGGAGTACAATATCTGTCGCTTGATAAGGTAGAAGATATGCTTGCGTTGGAAGAACAGTTAATAAGAGAGAAAACAGAATGTGTCTATGAAAAAGTTGTAGGAATAGATGCAGGGATGTGGGCCATTTCACGAGAAATGTTGGAGAAAAATGGAAAGTTTAATGAAAAACTAATTGAGCCTCAGAATGTATTAGTAGATTATGAATTAAAGATGATAAAAGAAGGAAATCATGCGATTGTATGTGATGATGCAATTACGTTTGATCTTTACTTCGGTGCTGGAAATAGTGGTGCTGCAGAAACCAACAATCAAAATGACAGGGAAATATTAAAAGATAATTGGAATATGAATTATTTTAATAGAATTCCTAACAGTAATTTGACGGATTTAATTGTGGAGGACATAAAGGCAGAATTTCATGTTTTAGAAGTTGGTTGCGATTTGGGAGCAACATTACTGGAAATACAAGGCCGATATCCTAACAGTAAGGTCCATGGATTAGAAATCAATGGAGCAGCTGTTAATATTGCAAAATATTTGGTTGATGTAAAAGAAGGAAATATCGAAGAAGAGAATGTACCATTTGAAGAAAAATTTGATTATATTATTTTTGGCGACGTGTTGGAGCATCTAAGAGACCCACAGAAAATAATATGGTTTTGTAAACGGAACCTATTAAAAGAGCATGGACACATCATAGCCAGCATACCAAATGTAATGCATATTTCAGTAATGCAACAATTACTCAATGGAAGATTTGAATATCAAGATATGGGATTGTTAGATAGAACACATATTCATTTCTTTACGTATTATGAAATATTGTTAATGTTCCAAGAAGAAGGATATACAATGGAGGAAATTGGGAGCACAACAATGAATCTGACAGAAGAACAGGAGAAGTTGGAAATGAAGTTGTTGGAAATATCTCAAAATGTAGAAAAGTATATGTATGATACATATCAATATGTGGTAAAAGCCAGAAGTTAAGATAGAAGAAGAAAAGCAGTGGAGAGGAAAAAGTGCATGTGTGATGAAAGAAAATTAGAAGAAGAAATTTCTATTTTAAAGAATACTCTAAGGGAGATTTCGCAAAGCAGTCAAGAGATGTTTCAGGTAATATGCCAAATGAATGAATCTTTGGGAAATGCACATCTGTATATTATGCAGATGAATACAATTATTGATAATGTAAAATATGAGATATTAGATCCCAGAGTAGATGGGCAAACACTTTTTTTTCCACATATTGAAAGTTGTGAAAAAACGATAGATAAAATCGTAGAGGAAAGAAAGTCAATGGCGCGATTTGGTGATGGTGAATTTTCACTTATGTCAAAAGTTTGCCGTCAAAAATTTCAGAGACTGGATAACAAATTAGCAGAGCGATTAGAAGAGGTTATACGGACAGATGATGACAGAATTTTAATCGGGATAGCAGATAACTATGGAAATCTGGATAAGTATAATAAAACGTCAGCAGATAGTATTCGGATTTATATGACGAAAGAAGTAAGGGAAATGCATCAGCAGTATCTAAGTAGTGAAAAGATATACTATAATGCATATATGTCTCGGCCGTATGTAATAATGAAAGAAAATGGAAAAGAAGAGACTGCAAAAAGATTTGCGAATCTGAAAAGGATTTGGGAAGATAGAGATGTTATTATTGTAGAGGGTGCATTGACCAGAATGGGAATGGGGAACGATTTATTAGAGAATGCAAAATCTATTCGTCGTATTCTGGCTCCGGCCACAAGTTCTTTTGACAAGTATGATGATATTTTAAAAGCATCTTTGGAGATTGCAGAGGAAGGAGTGCTTTTCCTGATTGCAATGGGACCTTCTGCCGGAGTTCTTGCATATGATTTAACAAAACATGGTTATCAGGCAATTGATATAGGACATGTTGATTTAGAATATGAATGGTTTTTGGCAGGAAAGGGAGAAAGAGTATCGGTAAAAAACAAGTATAATAATGAAATGCCGAGGGGAGATGTTGTAGAAGGTGTAACTGATGAGAAATATAATAGTGAGATTGTTGTAAATTTGTCTTAAAGTACATGGATTGGGAGGAAAAAGATATGAAAGTAGTGATTTTGGCAGGAGGTTTGGGAACAAGAATTAGTGAAGAAAGCCGAATTAAACCCAAACCGATGGTTGCAATTGGAGAAGCACCTATTTTATGGCATATTATGAAGTATTATTCTTCTTACGGATTTGATGAATTCGTGATATGTTGCGGATATAAGGGATATGTAATAAAGGAGTATTTTGCAGATTATTATTTACATCGGTCTGATATCACTTTCGATTTTAAAAATGGAAATGAGATGATTGTTCATAATAATATTGCAGAACCCTGGAAAGTAACCCTGGTAGATACGGGGGAAAAGGCACAGACCGGTGCAAGAATATATCGAATACATAAATATGTAGGAAATGAACCATTTATGCTCACTTATGGCGATGGAGTAAGTGATGTGAATCTTGATGAGTTGTTAGAGTTCCATAAGAAAAATAAGCGAACGGTTACTATGACTGCAATCCAACCGGGAAGTCGATTTGGGGTTCTGGATTTTAATGAGGATGGTGCAGGTATTGACAAATTTGATGAAAAACCGCAAGAAGACGGTGCATGGATTAACGGTGGATTCATGGTGGTAGAACCTAAAGTGTTTCAGTATCTGCGAGATGAGGATGGACTGGTTTTTGAAAAAGAAGTTTTGAACAATCTGGCATTTGATGGAGAGTTAGCAGCATATAAGCATAATGGTTTCTGGCAGTGCATGGATACGATGAGAGATAAAGGGATGCTGGAAAAACTTTGGTATGCGGGAAATGCGCCATGGAAGAGATGGGAATAAATACTAATAGTGCGAGGAAAAGAAAATGCAAGAAGAGAAAATAAAGCCGTCATACAATACAGAGCGTGTGTGTCTAGGAAAAACGTTACCACTTGATACACCGTTCACCATAATGGCAGATATTAGTGATGTTTGTAATTTTAGATGCAATTACTGTTTTAGAGGAATGGGGAAAAAGGAATTTTATTATGGAAAAAATAAATTGATGGAAGAAGACGTCTTTCATCGAATTGTGGATCAGGCGTTAGAATTTAAAGGGCGTATTAAACGTTTTTCCTTGTCTCATAATGGAGAACCATTGGCACATCCTAAATTTGCGGAGTTTTTGGCATATGCAAAGGAAAGAAATGTAGCGGAATCCGTAGAAATACATACGAATGCTTCGTTGCTGAACGAAGAGTTAAGTACAAAGATTGCAGAAAGTAATATTGATAGAATTATTATTTCATTGCAAGGAATGAATACAAAGAAATATCAAGAGGTTTGTGGTGTTGCTATTGATTATGAGAAGTTTTATAACAATATTAAGTTTTTATATCAGATAAAAAAAGATACGAAAATTTGCATTAAGGTAGTAGATGCTGCATTAGAAGAAGGGGATACTGAAAAATTTTATGAAAAATTTACACCTATCGCAGACCGGGTATATGTAGAAACGATAGTACCATTGTGGGATATTGAAGAAGAAAATGCAGCAATCAGAGAAACTAAAACATATAACAAATATGGTCGGCAGAATGAACGACAAAAAATATGTCCATTAATGTTTTACACTATTAATGTCCTGCCAGATGGTACAGTCTTTCCATGTACTAATATTGAACCACCAATGGTTTTGGGAAATATAAAAGAAGTAACCCTAAAGGAGTGTTGGGAAAGTGAAAAGAGGAGACAATTTAT is a window from the Roseburia sp. 499 genome containing:
- a CDS encoding radical SAM/SPASM domain-containing protein; this translates as MQEEKIKPSYNTERVCLGKTLPLDTPFTIMADISDVCNFRCNYCFRGMGKKEFYYGKNKLMEEDVFHRIVDQALEFKGRIKRFSLSHNGEPLAHPKFAEFLAYAKERNVAESVEIHTNASLLNEELSTKIAESNIDRIIISLQGMNTKKYQEVCGVAIDYEKFYNNIKFLYQIKKDTKICIKVVDAALEEGDTEKFYEKFTPIADRVYVETIVPLWDIEEENAAIRETKTYNKYGRQNERQKICPLMFYTINVLPDGTVFPCTNIEPPMVLGNIKEVTLKECWESEKRRQFIIHQLKETRNNNVVCSNCYIPQNTVLTENDILDGYENEILERIEKRWKK
- the rfbF gene encoding glucose-1-phosphate cytidylyltransferase, coding for MKVVILAGGLGTRISEESRIKPKPMVAIGEAPILWHIMKYYSSYGFDEFVICCGYKGYVIKEYFADYYLHRSDITFDFKNGNEMIVHNNIAEPWKVTLVDTGEKAQTGARIYRIHKYVGNEPFMLTYGDGVSDVNLDELLEFHKKNKRTVTMTAIQPGSRFGVLDFNEDGAGIDKFDEKPQEDGAWINGGFMVVEPKVFQYLRDEDGLVFEKEVLNNLAFDGELAAYKHNGFWQCMDTMRDKGMLEKLWYAGNAPWKRWE
- a CDS encoding bifunctional glycosyltransferase/class I SAM-dependent methyltransferase, which codes for MEKRNITLAITMYNRKELLEVCLNWLREISEVNRIILVDNGSDDGTADILPTMGYDYIVFDEGKQGYGTVWNAIVDNFQLDEIVVFMDMRYIPGKNCLAKLSEAVSVNGNGVAGPKSNGFRGVQYLSLDKVEDMLALEEQLIREKTECVYEKVVGIDAGMWAISREMLEKNGKFNEKLIEPQNVLVDYELKMIKEGNHAIVCDDAITFDLYFGAGNSGAAETNNQNDREILKDNWNMNYFNRIPNSNLTDLIVEDIKAEFHVLEVGCDLGATLLEIQGRYPNSKVHGLEINGAAVNIAKYLVDVKEGNIEEENVPFEEKFDYIIFGDVLEHLRDPQKIIWFCKRNLLKEHGHIIASIPNVMHISVMQQLLNGRFEYQDMGLLDRTHIHFFTYYEILLMFQEEGYTMEEIGSTTMNLTEEQEKLEMKLLEISQNVEKYMYDTYQYVVKARS
- a CDS encoding GT-D fold domain-containing glycosyltransferase, whose product is MCDERKLEEEISILKNTLREISQSSQEMFQVICQMNESLGNAHLYIMQMNTIIDNVKYEILDPRVDGQTLFFPHIESCEKTIDKIVEERKSMARFGDGEFSLMSKVCRQKFQRLDNKLAERLEEVIRTDDDRILIGIADNYGNLDKYNKTSADSIRIYMTKEVREMHQQYLSSEKIYYNAYMSRPYVIMKENGKEETAKRFANLKRIWEDRDVIIVEGALTRMGMGNDLLENAKSIRRILAPATSSFDKYDDILKASLEIAEEGVLFLIAMGPSAGVLAYDLTKHGYQAIDIGHVDLEYEWFLAGKGERVSVKNKYNNEMPRGDVVEGVTDEKYNSEIVVNLS